The Bacillus sp. FJAT-27916 genomic interval TCCGTTGTCAAATTATCCGAAAAAATTGCCCAAATTACACCGGGAAATCTGGATACGGTCTTTTTCTCTAATTCCGGCGGTGAAGCGATTGACGGTGCTTTGAAAATGGCGCGGGCAGTGACTGGAAGGCCGGGGATTATCGCCTTTGACGGCTCCTTCCACGGACGGACACTTGGCGCAACATCTGTCACTGGCTCGAGCAGTAAATACCGCACCTCCTATGAACCGCTGCTTGGTGAGGTCTATCATGTCACCTATCCATATCCAGGGCTTATTAAGGAGAATCCGCCAAAAGACATGGCAAGCTATAGTCTTGCTCAGCTCCAATCCTTATTTGAATTGCGGATTTCACCAGAACGTGTAGCCGCAATCTTGATTGAACCCGTCATGGGTGAGGGCGGTTATTATCCTGCACCGAATTCATTCTTGCAGGGCTTGCGAAGGATTGCTGACCAGCACGGGATTCTACTCATTTTCGATGAGGTGCAAACAGGCTTTGGCCGGACAGGGAAAATGTTTGCGGCTGAGCATTCGGGTGTTGTTCCTGATATTCTTGTCCTTGCGAAAGCCTTATCAGGCGGGATGCCGCTTGGGGCTATAGTGGCAAGCCGCGAGCTTCATGAGAAATGGCCGACAGGGGCACATGGTTCCACATTTGGCGGCAACCCAGTTTCTTGTGCCGCAGCCCTTGCCAGTATTGATGTGATTGAAACGGAGAATCTTGTTGAACGAAGTGAAAGGCTCGGGAAGAAAATCGTCAGCCGCCTGAAGGCTAATTTGCAAAAGTACAGGGATATTAAGGAAATCAGGGGTGTGGGAATGATGATTGGTATTGAGTTCCAGCCGTCGATAGCATCAAGGATTGTACCGGCAATCAAAGCAAAATGTTTGGAAAGACATTTGTTGATCATGAATTGCGGGGTACATGGCCAGACGATTCGCTTAATGCTCCCGCTGAATATTAATAAAGAGGATATGGATGAGGGCTTATCAATTCTTGAAAGTGCCATTGGAGAGCTCGTTTGAAGGGGTGAGGAAGTGAGTGCAATCATTCAAAAGCTGTATATGAACGGACGTTGGGAGAGTAAGTTTGGTCAACAGCTTTCAGAAAGCATTAATCCTGCCAATAAAGAGGTAGTTGGATATTATACGATGGCAGAGGGTGACCAGGTTCATCAAGCAGCAGAGTCTGCCTATCTAGCTTATCATGAGTGGAAGCGAACACCTGCACCTGTAAGGGCTGCCTATCTTTATAAAGCAGCAGAGATTTGTGCAGGCAGAAAAGAAGAACTGGCGAAGATGATGACGAAAGAAATGGGCAAGGTTCTGGCAGAGACCTTAGGAGAGGTCAATGTCGTGATCGAGACATGCAAATATATGGCCGCAGAGGGCAGGCGTCTATTCGGCCAAACCGTCCCTTCCGGCATGCCAAATTGTGATATTACGATGGTAAGGGAGCCTCTTGGCGTGGTGGCTTGTATTACACCATGGAATTTCCCTGTCGCATTGGCATCCTATAAGATTTGTGCCGCACTCATAAGCGGCAATACGGTTGTATGGAAGCCTGCCTCTGAAACTGCTCTCTCAGCTGGCGTTTTGATGGAAATATTCCATCAGGCAGGCTTTCCAGATGGGGTTGTCAATTTGATTACCGGTTCTGGAGGAAAGGTTGGCAGACAATTGGCCAGTCATCCTTATGTGGCTGCCGTCTCTTTCACTGGGTCAACCGAAGTCGGCCAGGAGCTGGCGGTCGAGGCAGCTAAACATATGAAAAAGATCTCGCTCGAGCTTGGCGGAAAAAATGCCGCCATTGTCCTTAAGGATGCGGACTTAGAGAAAGCAGCTGCCTGTATTGTGCGAGCTGCGTTCTCGACAACAGGACAGAAATGCACGGCAACAAGCCGAGTCATTGTTGAAAAAGATGTTAAGGCTGCCCTGTTAGATTTAATTGTCCAAAAAACGAAAAGCCTGAAAATTGGGGACGGGATGAAATCAGAGATTGATATTGGACCATTAGTGAATGAGCAACAGTTGGATATCGTTCATTCGTTTGTTGAAGAAGCATTAGCGGATGGGGCGAGACTCGAATGCGGTGGCAGACAAATTCCAAATCATAATGGGTATTTCTATGAACCTACAATCTTGAGCGGCGTATTGCCAGAACATAGAATTGCGAATGAAGAGATATTTGGCCCGGTATTGGCGGTCATTGAGGCGAAAGATTACGAGGATGCGATCCAAATCAATAATCAAACCGTTTACGGGTTATCGACCTCCTTATTTACAGAAAGCCTTTCTTATGCAAAGCGCGGGGCTAGGGAAATTGAAAGCGGCTTAGTTTATATCAATAATGGTACAGCAAATGCGGAAATCGGCGTAGCCTTTGGCGGATTGAAGCAATCTGGCAATGGTGCACGGGAAGTATCGCATCATGCTCTTGATAGTATGACAGAGTGGAAATCTATCTATGTATCTTATGAATGAAAGGGGGCTTCTTGATGAGGAAATGGAGAATTGGCATTGCCTTTTTTTATCATGAGTCCCATAGCTTCACGAAGGAAAAAACTACTATGGAGGACTTTAGACGCGAGGGATTTTTCACCGGCGAGGATATTCTTCATGCTTATACCGGAACGAAGACTGAGGTGGGCGGTTTCATTGATGTGTTACAGGAGGATGACCGATTTATGCTCGTTCCCCTGCAATGTACTGCCGCTGTCCCATCTGGCGTGGTGACGAATGAAACCTATCAGCAAATCAAAGAGGGTTTGCTTGAGGAAATCAAGAAGGCAGGAGAGCTGGATGGAATCTTGCTTGCTCTGCATGGCGCAATGGTCGTTGAGGGGGTTAATAATGCTGAACTGAGCTTGCTTGAGGAAGTCAGGATGGAGGCAGGCTGGGAAATGCCGATTGCTACAACCCTTGATATGCATGCGAATATCAGCCCAATGATGACCAATTGGACTCCTTACCATTTCGGTTTTAAAACCTATCCGCATATCGATATGTATGAACAGGGGAGAAATGCGGCCATGTCCCTGATCCGCCACTTGGCAGAGAGGAAACGGTATGAAGCGGCATGTGTAAAGCTCCCCATGCTTTTGCCTTCTATCAATATGAGGACAGACGAAGGACCGATGCAGCGAATGATGACCATTGCAAGGCAGTATGAAAAAGAGCCGGATATCCTGGCTGTGTCTGTGTTTGGCGGATTTCCATATGGGGATGTCGCAGATGCGGGAGCATCCGTCTTGGTCATCGCCAAAGAGAGGGAACGAGCATGGGCTGTGGCAAAAAGCATAAGTGACTATTATTGGGATATTCGGTATGAGTTTTTAGTCCATCTTCCTTCTATTAAAGAAGCTATCCATAGGGCACTTGCCCTTGATGAAGATAAGCCAATTGTACTTGCAGATATAGCGGATAATCCATTAAGCTGTGGTAGTGGGGATACTACTCTATTGATTGAAGCTTTCCTGAAGGAGAACCCCGGTAAAGCGCTTATTGGGCCAATCGCAGATAGCGGAACGTTGGAACAATGTCTTATAGCAGGCACGGGAAGCCATTTAAATCTATCAATCGGTGGTAAGACATACCCGGAATACGGGAGCCCGATTAAGGTTTCAGCAGAGGTCATAGCAGTCTCGAACGGTATATTTTATAATAGCGGTCCATTTAATCATGGGTTGAAGGTGGATGCTCAAGGGGCGGCTTTCATCCGTTCGGGGGAGATTGATTATCTCATCATTGGTCGTCCATTGTCAGCTAATGATCCTGAGTTGTTTCGGCATATTGGAATTGAGCCGATGGATTACCGGTATTTAGTCCTTAAGGCCAAAAATCATTTCCGTGCAGCCTTTGACCCACTCATTAGTCAGGTCATTTATGTGGATGCGCCAGGGGTGGCGACCAATCAAATTAATCATTTGCCTTTTAAGAGGATACCAAAAGGCGTGTGGCCAATGAAGTGTTGATATTTTTAATAGAAAAGAGGGAGCCGGATGGCTTTTGAACAGTCCGAATATTATATAGAGATCCCGCGTCATTTGACGCCGGAGCAGCAGCAAATGATGATTGAGTTAGAAAAGGATGCCTTTCCGGGGCTAGGTGCGGTGGATGAACAGACATTGGTTCCTATCGCAAGATATGGCAAGCTGATTTTATACCGGAAGAGCGGGGATGACCGTCCGGTAGCGGTATGTGAATGCCTCCGTGATTTTGAAAATCCAGAGAAAGCCTATATTTTCGGGTATTATGTTCGTTCTGACCAGAACGGAAAGGGTCTCGGTACGGTTTTTCTTGAAGAGGTGCTGAAGGAGCTTCGAAATGACGGATTCAAGAAGGTGACTCTCACGGTGAGTGAAACGAATACGGCAGCCGTTAAACTGTATCAAAAATGCGGGTTTGTCCAGGTAGAATACCGGCATCATGAATTCGGAGAAGGAGAACACCGCCTTTATATGGAGAAAGATCTTTGATTGCTTAAAACCATCCTGTAACAGGGATGGTTTTTTTCTATCTGTCCCAGCAATAGATACTATTTCCATTGTATCGTTAAGGTTTGATTTTATACGCTTAAATGGGAGGAGGTGGCCAATGAAGAAGGAACAAACATCATACATAAAGGACATTTTTATGGCCGCATTGGCAATTATTTCGCTGTTTTTGCTGTTAGATACCCATCATATTTACAGTTGGCTAAGACGGTTCATTTGGCTGATCTTCGTTATCCTCATTTCGTTTGAATTTTTTAAATCGAAAAACAAATGGGATTATGTGAAAAGGCATCCGTTTGAACTCATTGCTCTAATCCCTGTCAGCGGCGTTTTCCAAGGGGTTATGATTGTCAGATTATTACGCCTTGTCGTTCTATGGAAAATTCTCCGGACCCATTTCCCAGAGTTAATGGCGATTTTGACGATGAATGGATTAAGCAAGATGCTGAAGATCACCGGAGGCATGATTTTGATTTCTGCTATTCCAATCACCTATTTGGAGGAGGGGATCACAAGCTTTGCAGAAGGGATTTGGTGGGCGATTGTGACAACGACCACTGTCGGATACGGCGATATTGCCCCTGTAACGATTGGAGGCCGGGTGGTTGCCGTACTTCTTATGTTCTTTGGAATCGGCTGTATTGGTACGATTACTGGGACAGTAGCGACATATCTGGTTAGAAGCGGGGACAAGAATCCTCATAAGGAATTTATAAAGAATCAAATTGATCGGATTGAAACAATATCTGATAAAGATTTTGACATATTACTGCAGATGATTGGGCAGATTAGAAATGATAAAGTCAACCATTAATTATATCCGAATAATTATTTCGTTATCAATCAACTATCGTAATTGAGGATAATGATAGGTTTTTTAATAATTATTCTAGAAAAACGATTGACAAACTCTTTGATAATAATTATTATAAAATAGTATTAAGTAACACGTAAGAATCATTCAACAGATTCATCAGGAGGAATTACGATATGTCATTAATCAACAAGAAATTAGAAGATTTTACCGTGCAAGCTTACCATGATGGTGATTTTAAAGAGGTTACTTTGGAAGATGTAAAAGGCAAATGGTCTATCTTCTTCTTCTATCCAGCAGATTTCACTTTTGTCTGCCCGACTGAACTAGCTGACCTTCAAGATAATTATGCGAAACTTCAAGAAATCAATTGTGAAGTATACTCTGTGTCAACTGATTCTCACTTCGTACATAAGGCGTGGGCGGATGCGACAGACACAATTGGCAAAATCAAGTACCCGATGCTCGCTGACCCAGCGCATGTACTATCACGTCAATTTGAGGTGTTAATTGAAGAAGCAGGACAAGCACTCCGCGGTACATTCATCGTGAACCCTGAAGGCGAAATTAAGGCATATGAAATTCATGACCTTGGAATCGGCCGAACAGCTGAAGAAACTGTGCGTAAAGTACAGGCTGCTCAATTCGTGGCAGAGCACGGGGATAAAGTATGCCCGGCAAAATGGACACCAGGTGAAGAAACATTAGAACCAAGCTTGGACCTAATCGGAAAAATCTAATTAGATAAATGAGAGAAATGAAAGAGGCGCTCAGGAACTATTGGTGCCTCTTTTCAATACAAAGAGTAGGGTGAGAATGAATGACAAAGAAAATATATGATTTAATCATCATCGGTGGAGGACCGGCGGGATTGTCAGCTGGTGTATATGCTGGCCGCGGGAAGTTAAAAACCTTAATCCTCGAAAAAGGCAATACAGGCGGACAAGCTGCAACGACGAATGAAATCGTTAACTATCCAGGCATTCGCAAAACAACAGGACCAGCCTTAACAGAGGAAATGAAGCTTCAATGTGAGGATTTTGGTGCTGAGTTTGTTAAAACAGACGTCATCGGCGTTGATTTTGATGGTGATGTCAAAAAAGTAAAAACAGTGAATGGTGAATTTGAAGCACGTGCGGTTATCATTGCTACAGGCGCAGGCCCTCGTAAACTTGGTTTCCCTGGTGAAGCTGAATTTACCGGACGCGGTGTTGCGTATTGCTCCACTTGTGACGGAGAATTCTTCGAAGGCTTAGAAGTATTCGTAATCGGAGCGGGCTTCGCTGCAGCGGAAGAAGCAATCTACTTGACACGTTTTGCAAGCAAAGTAACTGTAATTGCGCGTGAACCTGAATTTACATGTGCACCATCCATTGCTGATAAAGTGCTTGCCCATGACCAAATTGAAGTGAAATTCAATACGGAGCTTCTTGAGGTCTCAGGTGAGGGCATGATTCAGCGTGCTCGTTTCATTAATAATGTAACGAAAGAGGAATGGGAATACGAGGCAAATGAGAAAGACGGCACATTCGGCGTTTTCGTATTTGTCGGCTATGCCCCTAAGACAGAGCTTTTTAAAGGTATTATCGAGATGGACCGTCACGGTTATATTGTGACAGACGAGGAAATGCGTACAAATGTAAAGGGTGTTTATGCGGTTGGCGATCTTCGTCCAAAATCCTTACGCCAAGTCATTACAGCGGTAGCTGATGGAGCCATTGCTGGTACAGATGTTCAAAAATATGTGGCTGAAGAGAAGGAACGCTTAGGAATTGCTGACGAACCAGAGGATGAAAAACCAGCCAAGAAAGAGGAAACAAAAGAAGCTTCCTCAACTGGGTCAAAAACATCTCTTCTGAATGATGCGATTCGCGGCCAATTGAAAGGTATTTTTGAACGGATGGAAAAGGATATTACTCTCGTATCCATCGTGGATGAAAGTATGCCAAAATCCGTTGAACTGCGTGATTTTCTCTCGGAAATCGCTGAGCTAGGCGATAAAGTACACTTAGAGCTTCATAAAAGAGGCGAAAACACGAAAGTGGAAGAAATGATTCATGCGGATAAATATCCAGTAGTCGCTTTATTGAACCATGCAGGTGAATATAGCGGTGTGAAATTCCACGGTGTTCCTGGTGGTCATGAGCTAAATTCCTTTATCTTGGCGATTTATAACCTAGCGGGACCAGGTCAAGCGCTAGATGCGGAAATTGCTGAATCCATTAAGGCCATTGATAAAGACGTTAACATTAAAGTCATGGTCTCTCTTGCCTGTCATTATTGTCCAGATGTTGTAGTCGGTGCACAAAGAATCGCGATTTTGAACAAGCGGGTTGAAGCGGAAATGGTTGATATCAGCCAGTTCCCTGAATTGAAAACGAAATACAAAGTCATGAGCGTTCCAGCCATGATTATCAATGATCAGGAAGTGGTTTTCGGAGCGAAGAAAATCAATGAGATCATTAAAGCCGTTCAATAATAGAATGCAAAGACCCAGCTGTCAGATGATAGCTGGGTCTTTCTGTTTAATCGTCTTAATGAGAAGAACGATGGATAGAAGGATGGCTGCTGCAAAAAGGATATAGGCGGTTTTTGTGTAAAGACTCATATAAAGGCAGCAAGCTGCCAGCTGCAATATAGCAAGGAGTAAACCGCTGTATGTGTACGGGTTCGGACGCTTTCTAATGGCGATAAAGAGCTGAAGACTAATGATATTGCATAGGAGTATAAAGCTTCCGGCCCGCACAATATCCCAATTCGAGATCACCGTACCTGGACTAAAAGCAAAAAGAAAATAGATTCCAATCGGTGCTGCTAGGAGATTAACCAGAACGACTATAAGCGACCAGAGGATTTTTCGCCAAATCGGCCGTGAAGTTCTCATATAAACCGCCTCTTTCAAATGAGATACCTTCATTTTCCCTCATTCGCTGCTGTTCCATTCAAACAATGTATAGAAAAATCTCTCGTGCAAAAGATAAAGCAAAGACTATTGGCTTAGCTTCGGAGGGATTAGATATGACGAAAACCTATGAGTTTTATCTCGATGGTGAGTGGAGAAGGAGTAAATCTAACGAGACAATCAGTATCATATCACCATATATGCAAAAGGAAGTCGGAAAGGTGCAAGCCATGCTTCAGGATGAAATTGAAGAATCCATCCAGAATGCAAAGCAGTCACAAAAAGACTGGGCTGGTACCCCAATCCTTGACAGGGCCAAATGCCTGCTAAGCTGGATTGATGAATTATTGAAAATAAAAAAAGAATTAGCGGAAACCGTGATGAAGGAAGTCGGAAAATCCTATAATGATGCCATAAAAGAAGTGGAGAGAACGGCAGATTTTATCCGTTATACTATTGAAGAGGCCACACATATGCATGGAGAAAGTATGCTTGGTGAAAACTTCCCGGGAGGAACGCGTTCTAAGGTCGCCATCATTCATCGGGTTCCGCTTGGCGTTGTCCTTGCTATATCTCCATTTAATTATCCTGTCAACCTAGCAGCAGCTAAAATAGCCCCTGCTTTGATCAGTGGAAATGCTGTCGTTTTCAAGCCGGCTACACAAGGAGCGATGAGCGGAACCCTCATGGTTGAAGCGCTGGATAAGGCTGGACTTCCAAAAGGAGTTTTAAATTTAGTAACAGGAAGAGGAGCGGTCATCGGTGATTATTTAGTTGAACATCCTGATATTAATATGATTTCTTTCACTGGCGGAACGCAAAACGGTATTCATATTGCCCAGAAGGCCAAAATGGTTCCGCTCGTTATGGAGCTAGGAGGGAAAGATCCAGCCATTGTCCGGAGGGATGCCAATCTTCCCTATGCTGTTAAGCAAATCATCGCTGGAGCCTATTCCTATTCAGGGCAGCGTTGTACGGCTATTAAAAGAGTTCTTGTGCATGAGGAAATTGGAGATGAATTTGTCCGCCTGTTAAAAGAAGAGGTTGAAGGATTATCTGTCGGTTCCCCAAAGGACAATCATACGATTGTTCCCCTTATTGACGACTCATCAGCAGATTTTGTTCAATCATTGATTGATGATGCCGTGCTTAATGGAGCCGTTACGGTTACGGGAAATAAGCGTGTCGGAAATTTGATTTATCCGACATTGCTTGATCATGTAACAGAGAAAATGAGGGTAGCTTGGGAGGAACCGTTTGGACCCGTCCTGCCCGTGATTCGTATTCATTCAGATGAAGAGGCGGTAAAACTGTCCAATCAATCTGAATTCGGGCTGCAGGCGAGTATTTTTACAGCTGATTTAAATGCGGGTTTTAAGATTGCTGAGAAGCTGGAAACCGGAACCGTACAAATCAATGGTCGCACTGAGCGGGGACCCGATCATTTTCCGTTTATCGGAGTGAAGGGTTCAGGTACTGGGACGCAGGGGATTCGCTCAAGCATTGAATCGATGACACGCGAGAAAGTGACTGTGTTAAATCTCTTAGATTGACTATAGCAGTATGTGAGCAGCTATCTGGTTTTTAGATAGCTGTTTTTGTTGGTTACACAATCATTCACCAAAAAAACACTGGAAAAGTGCTTTTGAGGGGATTTATTCATAAGGATGGCTGATGTGAGCGTCATTCATGACCTTGAGGATAGTACTAGCCATATGCAGATAAAAGTATTGGAGCAGATGATTGGAAGGGTGTAGTTTTGAGAAGCGTTTTGGATTTCTAATGATTGCATCGATTAAGAGAGATACGTGATGCTTGCCAAATCATAGATCGTGACCTCTTCATAATATCCCTTGTGATCCGAATGGGAAATAACGATTCCCTTGTACCCTTTACTCATCAAGAGTTCCTGCAGGACATTGCCAATTCGGTATTCTAAATCTCGGATATACTTCTTCATAAAAACTCGATTTTTATTATCCAAGTTATGAATCTTCTCGTATAAAGCATCATACATATATTCTTTAATGGTTTTGTGAGGAAAAATAAGATCCTCTGCCATGGAGTTGTATAGCTTTTGATATTCATCATTCGTTACATGAAAAAACTCATCTGTATTGACCTTAAATGTGACGATGCTCCCTCCAAATTTCTTTGCGAGCGTCTTTCTTGTTGTCGCATATATGGCATCACCGTTTTGTTTTCCAAAATGAAAATTCGTGTTCAGATTAAGACCATTATCCAGAATGCTTTCATGGCTATGCTTGGTCGTTCCATGATAGGCAATAATATTGCGTCACCTCCGATAATGTTTTTAGCATTTCTATCATATGCTTATTATACCATATTTTCCTTTTTCGTGTTTTTGGACAAAGAGAAACAAGGGGGGACGGGATGATTGAACCATTGGAGTGCTTAAGCTGTCATGAAGTTTATGAGCTGGATGAATTCTCAAGTCTTTGTCAATGCGGTGGACTTCTACACATACCTGCAAGTGGAGAGAAGATGGATGCAGCCGGTATTGATTTTGAAGCCGCCAGTCTATGGAGGTACAAGAATCACTTCTTTCCAAAGGGCAATGAGGATTGGAAAGAAATAACCATGGGGGAAGGGTTTACGCCATTGATTCCTCTTGACGCTGATAATCCGTCCATCATGCTGAAACTAGAATATTTTGCTCCCTTTTCAGGCGTTTATGACAGGGGCTTTGCCGCTATGGCGGCTATGCTGAAGGATAGAGATATGATAGAAAAAGAAGTCTCTCCTATGCCACATAAGGAGCGTTTGGCATGGAGGGCTTATACGCATAGAGCTCGGATAAAAGAAGCTGTAACCGACGGCGGGAAATTGGAGGATTCCTATTATTATCATCCTTTTTTCCTCGCGGGTATTCAAACATTTGCTTATGAAATAGGTGAACAGCTTACAGGAAAGAAACTCGAATATATTGTATTCCCGGCTGTTGCCCCGGCATTTATTATAGGAGCGTTCCTAGGGTTTAAGCAGTTGATGGAATCGGAAGAAATTGAAGAGTATCCTGCCTTTCTTCTTGTTGAGCGGGACTGTGTTAAGAACGAGAATGATTCGACATTTGCGAATGAGTATATAGAGAAGATTCTTGCAATCACAAAAGGAAAAAGAATGACGGTGGCACAGAGTGAAATCAGCCAAGCCTTAAGAGCGCTTGAAGCACGCTTTATTAAAAGCACAGAGGATGATGCTCTCATCTATGCAGGTTTCATGCGGTATTATCGTGATTTCTTAATCAAGGACCAGCTGGCTATTTTGCCCATCGGTTATATGAATGGAGGAAGATAAGGCCATTATGGATGTGATACATAAATATATTCTTGTAAAGAAAGCAGAATTGGAAAGACTGCAGGATGAGGATGGGAAGTGGACGTTCCCGTTTCAAGGTCCGATTTTAAACGATTGTTTCATGATTGCGATTATCCGTACATTAGGATTAAATGAGCCTGATTTAATGGCAGGGCTGGTGAATAAGCTGTTGCGATCGCAGCAGGATAACGGCTCGTGGAAGCTTTATCCTGATGAGTTGGACGGAAATGTATCAGCGACTGTGCTGGCTTATGCATCCCTGCTAATTTCAGGTGAATTTAACTCGGATGATGAGGAGATGAAAAGGGCGGAGCATTTCATGGATCGGCATGGCGGTCCAAAGAAGGCTCACTTTATGATTAAACTCTTTCTTGCGATGAATGGGATGTATTCATATCCCTCCTATTTCAATTTTCCGACAGCCTATTTTCTGTTGCCCTCGTATTTCCCATTCAGTATGTATCATTGCAGCAATTATGCGAGAGTTCACCTGACCCCGATGATCCTCTGTATGAATAAACGTTTTTCCATTCACCACAACGTTGAACAACATTATTTTGAGGATAAGAAGGGCGGCTGGTTCAGGGAGGAACGTGGGTTAGCAGATACCTTAGTACAATCAATCAAATCACTTCACCTAAATCCGCTGTATTACCGTAAAATAGGCTATCAAGAAGCAGAAAAGCTGATGATTGACCGGATTGAGGAGAATGGGACTTTATACAGCTATGCCTCATCAACCTTTTATATGATTTACGGTTTGATGGCAATGGGCTATCCAAAGGACAGCCCTATTCTGCAAAGGGCCGTTGAAGGGTTGAAGAGCTATGCCATTCAAACTGCAGAAGGGCTGCATATTCAAAATTCACCTTCAGAGATATGGGATACCGCTCTCCTTTCCTATTCATTGCAAACGGCTGGTGTGGATATCTCTCATCCAATGGTCAAGAAGGCTAATGAGTATTTATTGCGAAAGCAGCACATAAAGAGGGGGGATTGGTCTATTCATGCACCGAGTGCTTCTCCGGGCGGTTGGGGTTTTTCAGACAGCAATCAT includes:
- a CDS encoding NADP-dependent glyceraldehyde-3-phosphate dehydrogenase; amino-acid sequence: MTKTYEFYLDGEWRRSKSNETISIISPYMQKEVGKVQAMLQDEIEESIQNAKQSQKDWAGTPILDRAKCLLSWIDELLKIKKELAETVMKEVGKSYNDAIKEVERTADFIRYTIEEATHMHGESMLGENFPGGTRSKVAIIHRVPLGVVLAISPFNYPVNLAAAKIAPALISGNAVVFKPATQGAMSGTLMVEALDKAGLPKGVLNLVTGRGAVIGDYLVEHPDINMISFTGGTQNGIHIAQKAKMVPLVMELGGKDPAIVRRDANLPYAVKQIIAGAYSYSGQRCTAIKRVLVHEEIGDEFVRLLKEEVEGLSVGSPKDNHTIVPLIDDSSADFVQSLIDDAVLNGAVTVTGNKRVGNLIYPTLLDHVTEKMRVAWEEPFGPVLPVIRIHSDEEAVKLSNQSEFGLQASIFTADLNAGFKIAEKLETGTVQINGRTERGPDHFPFIGVKGSGTGTQGIRSSIESMTREKVTVLNLLD
- a CDS encoding terpene cyclase/mutase family protein, producing the protein MDVIHKYILVKKAELERLQDEDGKWTFPFQGPILNDCFMIAIIRTLGLNEPDLMAGLVNKLLRSQQDNGSWKLYPDELDGNVSATVLAYASLLISGEFNSDDEEMKRAEHFMDRHGGPKKAHFMIKLFLAMNGMYSYPSYFNFPTAYFLLPSYFPFSMYHCSNYARVHLTPMILCMNKRFSIHHNVEQHYFEDKKGGWFREERGLADTLVQSIKSLHLNPLYYRKIGYQEAEKLMIDRIEENGTLYSYASSTFYMIYGLMAMGYPKDSPILQRAVEGLKSYAIQTAEGLHIQNSPSEIWDTALLSYSLQTAGVDISHPMVKKANEYLLRKQHIKRGDWSIHAPSASPGGWGFSDSNHFNPDNDDTSAALRALTKSQELGHPFRQSWSRGTAYLKKLQNKDGGYGAFEKDAYDPLFAHLPIENAADALIDDSTADLTGRVLEFLGNYAGMTYNDEMVKKAVKWLFLHQERNGSWYGKWGVCYIYGTWAAVTGLCAVGISSKHPAVQKALDWLESIQQKDGGFGESCQSCEEKKYIPLAYSTPSQTAWALDALVAGGRNKRDAAMKAARFLLDEKNYDEEASRYPTGIGLPGGFYILYESYNYIFPLIALSRFKGQGLETSEDV